GGACATTAGTGAATACTGTTGCAACCGCCGTCTTACTATTCCGCACGCCCGACATACCGTATTCCAATTATTGATTCTTTTGCGCTTCCGCGCTTTGTACTCCTACCACCACCGCCGAGTCCTTGATCGCTGTGCCGAAGTCGTTCAGAACTGTGTAGGAAACCGTGGCAGGAGCTTTGATATCCAGCTTTCCTTCTTGTGGATGGAGATCAACGTGCCCGAACGGAGGTGCCATAGTGGGCAAAAGAGCGACTTTCTTGCCTGCCGTCTCTACTTCCGCCATGCCGACGGAAATGTAGTAGGGCGATGGGTTGTCGAGACGAACGACCTTCTGACCTTTGTCATCCGACTCGACATGCCACTTCAGTTGAGCTCGCCCCGCCGTTGGGTCATCGAGCAACGATGTGGGCCGGTAAAACATCTTGATACGCGTGCGGAACGCGAGCTGAATCATGTTCCGGTCATCAGCGTCCTTAGGCTTCGGCGGAATTTCCAGAACGTTCAACCAATAGACTGTTTCACGGTCAACCGGCAGGTCGCCGCCCGCGAACATGATGCGCAAAGCCTGACCTCGGTGAGGTTCGACTCGAAATACGGCTGGCAACAACGTAAACGGCACCTTGATTTCATTCGGCGCAGCTGCCGCATCGCCGTCGTCCAGCCACGCTTGGACCAGGACCGGGCGGCTCTCAACATTGTTCAAACGAACGTTGACTTCACGGTTTTGCGCCGGATAAATAACTCGTGTACCGGTAATGGTGATAGCAGCTTGTGCAGCAAACGACGCGACACTGCACGCTATGGCCGCAACCAGATATCTAGAGAATTTCATTGAAGACACTCGCTCCTCCACGCGACCGATAAGCGGAATGTCACTTCGGGTTGCCTTCCGAGAAGAAGCGCAACCCGATGCCATTCGGCTTGGACTGGCTTACTGATATGCCAACGTGTAGCGAACAACAGCCGTCACGTTACCGGCCGTGGTTTTGTTCGTTGCGTAGTACCGGCCGCCGTAGTTCATCGTTGCGGTGCCGTTGCTCGCGATAGGAACGAACGAACCCGTGCTACCCAGAAGAATTGGCGTATTGCCATCACTGTCAAGCAATTGCACTTCGACATTGGAAGCCGGCGAAGTGCTTGCCTGATTGATGGCATTACGCGTAGCCGGGTCCATGTTCGTGGTCTCGAAATGCGCCGCGACATTGGTCAGCGTTGCCGGGCACTGCGACACCGAAATTTCGAACATCCTGGAGCCGGCGGTTTGCCAGCGGCAACCAGCGACTGGGTAGACAGGGTAGGCAGCGTGACCGTCTTGTCGTCGTCACCGGCGTTAATCACGCAGGTGTCGTCGATCAGTTCGCCGTTGAACGTTACCTGACCTGTGCCCGGTGCGGCTTGAGCGAAAACCATCGGCGCGACGGACAGGCCGGCCACCGCGATCATGAGTTGCGTCACTTGTTTTTTCATGAGATTCCTCTTTGTTGCTATTTCAAAACTACACACCCTTGTGAAGCCGGAGCTCCCCAGCGATCGTCAAGGCAGAGGAATGATGTCATTGAAGAAGGTCGGTGTTAATGGGCCGATACCCAAAATGAAATACCATATGGGACAGCCGACAAACGGCGTGTCGATCCTCGAACTGAGCCGATGTCAGGACCGCCAGACGGTTGGGGAAAGGCGCCAGGAGAACTACAGAATCCGCCTGAGGATCGCGGCAATGGCTACGAGCAGGACCACTCGCGCACGATCGTGACGAGTTCTACGTCGTTTCTGGCACCCAGCTTCTTCATGCCAGCGTTCTTCTGATTGCTGACGGTCTTGGGACTGCGATTGAGCCGCTCGGCAATTGTGGCGATCGACATGCCGTCGCAGATCATTCGCACGACTGTCGACTCATTTTTAGACAGCAAATTGAGAGAAGAACCGCCTTCCGCTGCGCGCGCCGTTGCGCGCAACATCTTGTTCGCAATGGAATCAGGCAGAAAGACGCTCTTATTCTTGGCGGCACGAATGGCAGCGGTCAGGCTGACAAAGCCCTCCGGCCCCTTACCGACAAAGCCGGCCGCCCCCGCATTGAGCGCAGCCGAAATGATGTGCGTGGAAGAGTGCGTACTCAGGAACACTACTCGTAAGGTTGGAGCGACACGCCGGATGCGGTCAAGAAGATTGAGACCATCGGCATACGGATCGCCTTCGAATTCGTAGTCGCACACGAGCACATCGACTGGTACTTCAACCAACAGCTGGAGAAGCTGGCCAATCGTTTCGCTTTTGAAACAGACCTGAATATCCGGACAACGCTGGAGAAGATGCTCGACGCCGAGGAGAATGAATGGATGATCGTCGGCAATAGCCACTCTGATTTTGTTCACTCGCACTCCATACCACGCTGGTGAATACTTTTCTCGTGCCGACACACCTGCATGCTTTGTTACCAAAGTACGATGTCATTTCACGCCGATACATGACGGGAAGGGCGCGGGAATATCTCGCCCATGCCACTCGTCGGACGTTTTTGAGCCACTGTTTTTTTGAATCAATTGAAATCGCTGAGCAGGTCGGTGCGCTTTTGGTAGAACACAAAGTAATTTTTCGCATGCAACCTGACATGGACAGCGGCGAGAATTTAAAAGACTCCCGCCTTCAACTTAGCCGGATTGTACGGGGCGCTAACAGGAAAAAAATCGGAGAATTCCTATATGCGTCATAGG
The nucleotide sequence above comes from Paraburkholderia youngii. Encoded proteins:
- a CDS encoding fimbria/pilus periplasmic chaperone; protein product: MKFSRYLVAAIACSVASFAAQAAITITGTRVIYPAQNREVNVRLNNVESRPVLVQAWLDDGDAAAAPNEIKVPFTLLPAVFRVEPHRGQALRIMFAGGDLPVDRETVYWLNVLEIPPKPKDADDRNMIQLAFRTRIKMFYRPTSLLDDPTAGRAQLKWHVESDDKGQKVVRLDNPSPYYISVGMAEVETAGKKVALLPTMAPPFGHVDLHPQEGKLDIKAPATVSYTVLNDFGTAIKDSAVVVGVQSAEAQKNQ
- a CDS encoding response regulator transcription factor, with protein sequence MNKIRVAIADDHPFILLGVEHLLQRCPDIQVCFKSETIGQLLQLLVEVPVDVLVCDYEFEGDPYADGLNLLDRIRRVAPTLRVVFLSTHSSTHIISAALNAGAAGFVGKGPEGFVSLTAAIRAAKNKSVFLPDSIANKMLRATARAAEGGSSLNLLSKNESTVVRMICDGMSIATIAERLNRSPKTVSNQKNAGMKKLGARNDVELVTIVREWSCS